The following are encoded together in the Thalassomonas haliotis genome:
- a CDS encoding FixH family protein, with the protein MKTSWYKEPWAWLIFTLPAIAVVAGVATYIIANHEPDALVIGDYYKKGKAINLELGKIKQAQKLGIRFNLMLTDESLVLSPTGIEKEFPLLNVNFHHATLAEKDFSLVLTADGNGDFRHALDQRITGKWKITITPFENHWKIQDTLHLPRVEVIEIVPDTAEAN; encoded by the coding sequence ATGAAGACTTCCTGGTATAAAGAACCCTGGGCCTGGCTGATATTTACCCTGCCCGCCATCGCCGTCGTTGCCGGTGTTGCCACCTATATCATTGCCAACCACGAACCCGACGCCCTGGTGATCGGCGACTATTATAAAAAAGGCAAAGCCATTAACCTGGAACTGGGCAAGATCAAGCAGGCACAAAAACTGGGAATACGCTTTAATCTGATGCTAACGGACGAAAGCCTGGTATTAAGCCCGACCGGCATAGAAAAAGAATTCCCGCTGCTCAATGTTAATTTTCATCACGCCACCCTGGCAGAGAAAGACTTTTCCCTGGTGCTGACCGCCGACGGCAACGGCGATTTCCGCCATGCCCTGGACCAAAGGATCACGGGTAAATGGAAAATCACTATTACCCCGTTTGAAAATCACTGGAAGATACAGGATACCCTGCACTTACCCCGGGTTGAAGTCATAGAGATAGTACCAGACACTGCCGAAGCAAACTAA
- a CDS encoding heavy metal translocating P-type ATPase: MSSSCYHCGEPVPKGVELSVCIEQIRQVMCCIGCQAVAQTIVDNNLTEYYRFRTEPANKGAALVPEQLQRHQLLDDENLQHDFIYQDENSKEAILTVDGISCAACAWLIEMQLDKLPGLMSVNVNATTQRARVQWADDEIKLSEILSTLDKIGYQALPFKASTVEEKNKSQSKAFIKRLGISGILMMQVMMIAIGLYFGAFSDMSAHNLVYLRWASFLLTIPVVTYGAFPFYLGAFNTLKLKRLSMDVPVSIAIILSFIASGWATISQQGEVYFESVSMFTFLLLVGKFLEFRARARAAEVSANLLKLMPMTATKLELDDNNSKEVLVSAKSLQALDKVIIKPGEVVPADGIIISGQSQLNEAMLSGEQLPLDKGVGDTVFAGTINGDGNLTVEVKQDVNHSFLSQLIRLSESSQAHKPKLARLSDQIAQYFVAVILLTAIGTAYYWHQHMPHEAFWITLSVLVATCPCALSLATPTALTCATTRLNREGIMVKSGHVMETIPKIDCYAFDKTGTLTTGEFEITRVTLPDTDKKQDKAQALKIAAALEAYSQHPLAKPFVQYRDFSYQISDAKVHPGAGISGMVNGNSYRVGKVSWLLSGEQLVQYQNAQCVLICDDKLVAAFYLEDKIREDAERLLSTLNETKNKTMMLSGDSASGCDSVSRQLQLDQVSSSLSAEDKMAIIKAEQQSHTVAMVGDGVNDTPVFGAAHVSIAMGSGTDVAKSGADVILLSNRLSSVSTLKSLAIKTRKIIFQNYAWAFGYNAIVLPLAVAGLITPYMAVIGMSASSILVITNSLRLLKS; encoded by the coding sequence ATGTCCAGCAGTTGTTATCATTGTGGTGAGCCTGTCCCTAAAGGCGTAGAGCTGAGTGTTTGTATTGAACAAATCCGGCAAGTCATGTGCTGTATCGGTTGTCAGGCGGTTGCCCAGACCATAGTCGACAACAACCTGACCGAATATTATCGCTTTCGCACCGAACCCGCCAATAAAGGTGCGGCCCTGGTGCCGGAGCAGTTGCAGCGCCATCAGTTGCTCGATGATGAAAACCTGCAGCATGATTTTATATATCAGGATGAAAACAGCAAAGAGGCGATTTTAACCGTCGACGGTATCAGCTGCGCCGCCTGTGCCTGGCTGATTGAAATGCAGCTGGACAAATTGCCCGGGCTTATGAGTGTCAATGTCAACGCCACCACCCAAAGGGCCCGGGTCCAATGGGCGGATGACGAAATTAAACTCAGTGAAATTTTATCCACCCTGGACAAAATAGGTTATCAGGCCCTGCCCTTTAAAGCCTCCACGGTGGAAGAAAAAAATAAATCGCAATCCAAGGCCTTTATCAAACGTTTAGGCATCTCAGGTATCCTGATGATGCAGGTGATGATGATCGCCATCGGCCTCTATTTCGGCGCTTTTTCCGATATGTCCGCCCACAACCTGGTATATCTGCGCTGGGCCAGTTTCCTGTTGACCATACCTGTGGTCACCTACGGCGCCTTCCCTTTTTATCTCGGCGCTTTTAATACCTTAAAACTCAAACGCCTGTCGATGGATGTCCCGGTATCGATTGCCATCATCCTCTCCTTTATTGCCAGCGGTTGGGCCACCATCAGCCAGCAGGGCGAGGTCTATTTTGAGTCGGTGTCCATGTTTACCTTCTTATTGCTGGTGGGCAAGTTTCTCGAATTTCGCGCCCGTGCCCGGGCAGCAGAGGTCTCCGCCAACCTGCTCAAACTTATGCCCATGACGGCGACTAAACTTGAACTTGACGATAACAACAGCAAGGAAGTGCTGGTCAGTGCCAAAAGCCTGCAGGCTTTGGATAAGGTCATTATTAAACCGGGCGAGGTGGTTCCGGCGGACGGGATTATCATCAGCGGCCAAAGCCAGTTAAACGAGGCCATGTTATCGGGGGAGCAACTGCCGCTCGATAAAGGGGTTGGCGATACGGTATTTGCCGGTACCATCAATGGCGACGGTAACTTAACCGTGGAAGTGAAACAGGACGTCAACCATTCCTTTTTAAGCCAGCTGATCCGTTTAAGTGAGAGCAGTCAGGCCCATAAACCTAAACTGGCACGACTGTCAGATCAGATCGCCCAGTATTTTGTTGCCGTGATTTTATTAACCGCCATCGGCACCGCCTATTACTGGCACCAGCATATGCCCCATGAGGCGTTTTGGATCACCTTATCGGTATTGGTCGCCACCTGCCCCTGTGCCTTATCCCTTGCCACACCGACGGCATTAACCTGCGCCACCACCAGGTTAAACCGTGAAGGCATCATGGTAAAGTCCGGCCATGTGATGGAAACCATACCCAAAATAGACTGCTACGCCTTTGATAAAACCGGCACCTTAACCACAGGTGAGTTTGAAATTACCCGGGTAACACTGCCCGACACCGACAAAAAGCAGGATAAAGCGCAAGCCCTTAAAATTGCCGCCGCCCTTGAAGCCTATTCACAGCATCCGCTGGCAAAACCTTTTGTGCAATACCGGGATTTTTCCTACCAGATCAGCGATGCCAAGGTACATCCGGGCGCCGGGATCTCGGGTATGGTTAACGGCAACAGCTACCGGGTAGGCAAAGTCAGCTGGTTATTATCCGGTGAGCAACTTGTGCAGTATCAAAACGCTCAATGTGTGTTGATCTGTGATGATAAGCTTGTCGCCGCCTTTTACCTCGAAGATAAAATCCGCGAAGATGCCGAGCGCTTGCTCTCGACCCTTAATGAGACGAAAAATAAAACCATGATGTTATCCGGCGACAGCGCAAGCGGCTGTGACTCGGTTTCACGCCAGCTCCAGCTGGATCAGGTGAGCAGCAGCTTAAGCGCCGAAGATAAAATGGCCATCATTAAAGCCGAGCAGCAAAGCCATACCGTGGCTATGGTCGGCGACGGGGTCAATGATACTCCGGTATTTGGCGCCGCCCATGTCTCTATCGCCATGGGCAGCGGCACCGATGTTGCCAAAAGCGGCGCCGATGTTATCTTATTAAGTAACCGCCTCAGCAGCGTCAGTACCTTAAAAAGCCTGGCAATAAAAACCCGCAAGATTATTTTCCAGAACTATGCCTGGGCCTTCGGTTATAATGCCATAGTATTACCTTTGGCGGTTGCCGGTTTGATCACCCCCTATATGGCGGTGATCGGCATGTCCGCCAGCTCTATCCTGGTAATTACCAATTCTTTAAGGTTGTTAAAGTCATGA
- the ccoS gene encoding cbb3-type cytochrome oxidase assembly protein CcoS — protein sequence MSVIYVLIPIAVLLTALGIYLFFWAVKTEQFDDLEKQGLSILFDDENNSADKGKDEQAKADQASSQQETDSKSDNNRMPE from the coding sequence ATGAGTGTCATTTATGTATTGATCCCGATCGCAGTATTATTGACCGCGCTGGGCATATATCTGTTCTTCTGGGCGGTGAAAACCGAACAGTTCGATGACCTGGAAAAACAGGGACTGAGCATTTTATTCGATGATGAAAATAATTCCGCTGATAAGGGTAAAGATGAGCAGGCAAAAGCCGATCAAGCTTCGTCACAGCAGGAAACAGATAGCAAAAGCGATAACAACCGGATGCCTGAATGA
- a CDS encoding sulfite exporter TauE/SafE family protein translates to MTLDLISAFFIGILGAGHCIMMCGGITTMLTSALPATRARQKPGQAQVIAVQPAQTKNQSGTLPPEPGKTLLVICYNLGRIASYSLIGAIIGFTGSFAARNAGMPLAGLRLVAGVFLILLGLYMGQWLMWLNRIEALGKGLWRRISPLSKKVIPVDSPAKALALGGLWGWLPCGLVYSTLTWSMASGSALNGAAVMFFFGLGTLPALVTMSFGMLTIKQLLTNNIFRKIMAFLIIIYGIYSVFVASGLVF, encoded by the coding sequence ATGACACTGGATCTGATTTCGGCCTTTTTTATCGGCATTTTAGGGGCAGGACATTGCATAATGATGTGTGGCGGCATCACCACTATGCTCACCTCTGCCCTGCCCGCCACTCGGGCAAGACAAAAACCAGGCCAGGCACAAGTGATAGCAGTACAGCCGGCGCAGACAAAAAATCAATCCGGCACCTTGCCCCCAGAGCCGGGTAAAACCCTTTTAGTTATTTGTTATAACCTCGGCCGTATCGCTTCCTACAGCCTGATTGGCGCCATCATCGGCTTTACCGGCTCCTTTGCCGCCCGCAATGCCGGGATGCCGTTGGCAGGATTACGCCTGGTGGCCGGAGTCTTTTTAATTCTGCTGGGCCTGTACATGGGGCAATGGCTGATGTGGCTGAACCGCATTGAGGCGCTGGGCAAAGGTTTATGGCGCCGTATCTCCCCTTTAAGTAAAAAAGTGATCCCGGTAGATAGCCCGGCAAAAGCCCTGGCGCTTGGCGGGTTATGGGGCTGGCTTCCCTGCGGCCTGGTCTATTCCACCTTAACCTGGTCAATGGCCAGCGGCAGTGCCCTAAACGGCGCCGCTGTCATGTTTTTTTTCGGCTTAGGCACCCTGCCGGCATTGGTGACCATGTCCTTTGGCATGCTGACAATCAAACAATTACTGACTAATAATATTTTCCGTAAAATCATGGCTTTTCTTATAATAATTTATGGTATTTATAGTGTTTTTGTTGCATCAGGACTGGTGTTCTAA
- the fnr gene encoding fumarate/nitrate reduction transcriptional regulator Fnr yields MYNKQCGQSQHIHCQNCSISELCLPFSLNDQELDTLDNIIDRKRPIHKGDNLFHDGETLQSLYAVRSGTFKTFTVNEQGEEQITGFHLAGDLLGFDAIANTEHPSFAQALETAMVCEIPYNTLDSLSNSMPKLKKQILRLMSNEIKTDQDMLTLLNRKNAEQRVATFLATLSQRYHARGLSSSEFRLTMTRSDIGNYIGLTVETISRLLNRFHKNGLIHVDGKLIRILDIEKLNETALLD; encoded by the coding sequence ATGTACAATAAACAATGTGGTCAAAGTCAACATATCCACTGCCAAAACTGTAGTATCAGTGAACTATGCCTGCCTTTTAGCTTAAACGACCAAGAGCTAGATACCCTGGACAATATTATCGACCGTAAGCGTCCAATCCACAAAGGTGATAACTTATTCCACGACGGCGAAACGCTGCAGTCTCTGTATGCGGTACGCTCAGGCACCTTTAAAACCTTTACCGTCAATGAACAGGGTGAAGAGCAGATCACCGGCTTCCACCTGGCAGGTGACCTGCTGGGATTTGATGCCATCGCCAATACCGAACACCCAAGCTTCGCCCAGGCACTGGAAACCGCCATGGTGTGTGAGATCCCCTACAACACCCTGGATTCGCTGTCTAATTCCATGCCGAAACTTAAAAAGCAAATTCTGCGCCTGATGAGCAATGAAATTAAGACAGATCAGGATATGCTGACCTTGCTTAACCGTAAAAATGCCGAGCAAAGGGTGGCTACTTTCCTGGCAACCTTGAGCCAGCGCTACCATGCCCGCGGCCTTTCTTCATCGGAATTTCGCCTGACCATGACCCGCAGCGATATCGGCAACTATATCGGTTTGACGGTTGAAACCATCAGCCGTCTGCTGAACCGTTTCCATAAAAACGGCCTGATCCATGTCGACGGCAAACTGATCCGTATTCTTGATATCGAAAAGTTAAACGAAACGGCTTTACTTGATTAA
- the uspE gene encoding universal stress protein UspE produces MEKYQNILVVIDPTTHEQKALKRAIELAVHTKAVITAFVSIFDFSYEMTTMLSSEEREVMRKSVINDREVWLDDIIGAMETHGLTIKTNVIWHNRPFEAIVEQVISKQHDIVIKGTHQHDKLKSVIFTPTDWHLLRKCPSPVLLVKDHQWPKNGNILAAINVGSDESEHQSLNHKITEEAVNLSKIIQANVHLVNSFPGTPVNITIEIPEFNSSQYNDSMLQHHKEAMTEHAAKFEIPPENTLVEEGLPEDVIDRVSQRLDAELVILGTVGRTGFSAALIGNTAEHVIDRLNCDVLALKPQGYVSPLAS; encoded by the coding sequence ATGGAAAAGTATCAGAATATCCTGGTGGTTATAGACCCAACCACCCACGAACAAAAAGCCCTCAAGCGCGCCATCGAACTAGCCGTTCATACCAAAGCCGTGATCACGGCATTTGTCAGTATTTTTGATTTTTCTTATGAAATGACCACTATGCTCTCCAGCGAAGAACGTGAGGTTATGCGTAAGTCCGTTATCAACGACCGTGAAGTCTGGCTCGATGATATTATCGGCGCCATGGAAACCCATGGCCTGACCATCAAAACTAATGTTATCTGGCATAACCGTCCTTTTGAAGCCATTGTCGAGCAGGTGATCAGTAAGCAGCACGATATAGTGATCAAAGGCACCCACCAGCACGACAAATTAAAATCGGTTATTTTCACCCCTACCGACTGGCACCTGCTGCGCAAATGTCCCAGCCCGGTATTGCTGGTCAAAGATCACCAATGGCCGAAAAACGGCAATATTCTTGCGGCGATCAATGTCGGCAGCGATGAAAGCGAACACCAGTCGTTAAACCACAAGATTACCGAAGAAGCGGTGAATTTATCGAAAATCATTCAGGCCAATGTTCACCTGGTCAACTCTTTTCCCGGCACCCCGGTCAATATCACCATAGAGATCCCGGAGTTTAATTCCAGCCAATACAACGACAGCATGCTGCAGCATCATAAAGAAGCCATGACCGAACATGCCGCCAAGTTTGAGATCCCACCGGAAAATACCCTGGTAGAAGAAGGCTTGCCGGAAGATGTTATCGACCGGGTATCGCAACGTCTGGATGCCGAGCTGGTGATTTTGGGGACTGTCGGCCGTACCGGATTTTCTGCAGCCCTTATCGGCAATACCGCCGAGCATGTCATCGACCGGCTCAACTGCGACGTCCTGGCATTAAAACCTCAAGGGTATGTCTCCCCGCTGGCATCATAA
- the ttcA gene encoding tRNA 2-thiocytidine(32) synthetase TtcA translates to MNQQDVQTESLEFNKLEKKLRRNVGNAIVDYNMVEDGDVIMACISGGKDSFAMLDILLKLRQVAPIKFDVIAVNLDQKQPGFPEHILPEYFEALGVPYYIIDKDTYSVVREKIPEGKTTCGLCSRLRRGTLYSFAEKIGATKVALGHHMDDIVETMFLNMFHGARLKAMPPKLLSDDKRNIVIRPLAYCREKDLLSYAEIREFPIIPCNLCGSQENLQRQNVKAMLNEWDKQQPQRVHSIFKSIQNVSPSQLADEALYAFKDLAIDRNGERKAYEYSDEEVSSSGTGSEVQYFDINNL, encoded by the coding sequence ATGAATCAGCAAGATGTACAAACAGAGTCCTTAGAATTCAACAAACTGGAGAAAAAGCTCAGACGAAATGTTGGTAATGCCATCGTCGATTACAACATGGTAGAAGACGGCGACGTCATCATGGCCTGTATCAGCGGCGGTAAAGACTCTTTTGCTATGCTCGATATCCTGCTGAAACTCAGACAAGTGGCGCCGATAAAGTTTGATGTTATCGCGGTTAACCTGGATCAAAAACAGCCCGGTTTCCCCGAGCACATCCTGCCCGAGTACTTTGAAGCCTTAGGCGTCCCCTATTACATCATAGATAAAGACACCTACAGTGTGGTCAGGGAAAAAATCCCCGAAGGCAAGACCACCTGCGGCCTGTGCTCACGGCTGCGCCGCGGCACCCTCTATTCGTTCGCGGAGAAAATAGGCGCAACTAAAGTCGCTTTGGGCCACCATATGGATGATATCGTTGAAACCATGTTTTTAAACATGTTTCACGGCGCGCGCTTAAAGGCGATGCCGCCTAAATTACTCTCGGATGATAAAAGAAACATAGTGATCCGACCCCTGGCCTACTGCCGGGAAAAAGATTTGCTCAGCTACGCCGAAATACGGGAATTTCCCATTATCCCCTGTAATTTATGTGGCTCCCAGGAAAACCTGCAGCGCCAGAATGTAAAAGCCATGCTTAACGAATGGGATAAACAGCAGCCCCAGCGAGTACACAGCATTTTTAAATCTATCCAAAATGTCAGCCCGAGCCAGTTGGCGGATGAAGCCCTTTATGCTTTTAAAGACCTGGCCATAGATCGTAACGGCGAACGAAAAGCATACGAATACAGCGACGAAGAGGTTTCTTCTTCCGGCACCGGCAGCGAAGTTCAGTACTTCGACATTAACAATTTATAG
- a CDS encoding NCS2 family permease yields the protein MLERLFQLQDHKTSVKQEVIAGFTTFLTMAYIIFINPAMLADAGMDQGAVFVATCLAAAIGCFIMGFIANYPIALAPGMGLNAFFTYTVVLEMGYSWQIALGGVFISGVVFVILSLVNIREWIVNSIPHSLRFGIAAGIGLFLAFIALKNAGIVVDSPATFVTLGSITTLEPILAALGLFLIVGLANRGVNGAVMISILVITLIGIIAGNISYTGMVSMPPPVAPTFLQLDIAGALEVGMLSVIFAFLFVDLFDTSGTLIAVAQRGNLLDKNGTLPRLGKALLADSGATVAGSMLGTSTTTSYVESTAGVSAGGRTGLTAVVVGILFLCALFFSPLAAMVPAYATAGPLFFVAVLMLAGLINVDWGDLSEAVPVTVTLVTMPLTFSIAQGIAFGFISYAAVRIFSGRFNELNLSVTFLALLFIAKFAFFS from the coding sequence ATGTTAGAAAGGTTGTTCCAGTTACAAGACCATAAGACCTCGGTCAAGCAGGAGGTCATTGCCGGTTTTACCACTTTCCTCACCATGGCCTATATCATTTTTATCAACCCGGCAATGCTGGCAGATGCCGGTATGGATCAAGGGGCGGTTTTTGTCGCGACATGTTTGGCAGCCGCTATTGGCTGCTTTATCATGGGCTTTATTGCCAATTATCCCATAGCGCTGGCTCCCGGCATGGGCCTTAATGCCTTCTTCACCTACACGGTTGTCCTGGAAATGGGCTATAGCTGGCAAATCGCCCTCGGCGGCGTCTTTATTTCCGGCGTGGTCTTTGTGATCTTAAGCCTGGTCAACATCAGGGAGTGGATAGTCAACAGCATCCCCCATTCGCTGCGTTTTGGTATCGCCGCCGGTATAGGTTTGTTTTTAGCCTTTATTGCCCTGAAAAATGCCGGCATCGTCGTTGACAGCCCGGCAACCTTTGTCACTTTGGGGTCGATAACGACACTTGAGCCCATCCTTGCCGCTTTAGGCCTGTTTTTAATCGTTGGCCTGGCCAATCGCGGCGTTAACGGCGCAGTCATGATCTCCATCTTAGTGATCACCTTAATCGGCATTATCGCAGGCAATATCAGTTATACCGGTATGGTGTCTATGCCGCCGCCTGTCGCCCCGACCTTTTTACAGCTTGATATTGCCGGCGCCCTTGAAGTAGGCATGCTCAGTGTGATCTTTGCCTTTTTATTCGTTGATTTATTTGATACCTCAGGCACCCTGATTGCCGTAGCCCAAAGAGGCAACCTGTTAGACAAAAACGGTACCCTGCCCCGCCTGGGTAAAGCCCTGCTGGCAGATTCCGGCGCAACGGTTGCCGGCAGCATGTTAGGTACTTCAACCACCACAAGTTATGTAGAAAGTACAGCCGGTGTCAGCGCCGGTGGCCGGACCGGACTTACCGCCGTTGTCGTTGGTATTTTATTCCTGTGCGCATTATTTTTCTCACCGCTTGCGGCTATGGTACCGGCTTATGCCACCGCAGGTCCTTTATTCTTCGTTGCTGTACTCATGCTCGCAGGCCTGATCAATGTCGACTGGGGTGATTTATCTGAAGCGGTGCCGGTTACGGTTACCCTGGTGACTATGCCGCTGACCTTTTCTATTGCCCAGGGCATCGCCTTTGGCTTTATCAGTTATGCCGCAGTTCGCATTTTTAGCGGTCGTTTCAACGAATTGAACCTGAGCGTTACTTTCCTGGCACTGCTGTTCATTGCCAAGTTTGCCTTCTTCTCCTAG
- a CDS encoding glucosaminidase domain-containing protein — translation MKGLLIVKVLFLAMFAAVLLAPFTFLKPVTSVPVVTEEQIAPEIIVPQVEQPRHKVSLPDFAAIRDVKEKKRQFFDFLRPAIIKENNRLNDIRNQLLALKVKLAMGAELGAQGSELLATLGDKYRIDPKVSLKAQVEELLLKVDLMPVSLVLVQAANESAWGTSRFARIGLNFFGLWCYRPSCGMVPNGRVSGATHEVAAFTSIDQAVQRYIHNINTNPAYDVFRSIRGQLRLEKQPLRPEILATGLVPYSERGSDYVLELTNMIRHNQSYLEPAASE, via the coding sequence ATGAAAGGATTATTAATTGTTAAAGTATTATTTTTAGCCATGTTTGCAGCCGTATTACTCGCCCCTTTTACGTTTTTAAAACCGGTGACTTCGGTACCTGTGGTTACCGAGGAACAGATCGCGCCGGAAATTATCGTGCCACAGGTGGAGCAACCCAGGCATAAGGTGAGCTTGCCCGACTTTGCGGCAATTCGTGATGTTAAAGAAAAGAAACGTCAGTTCTTTGATTTTCTTCGTCCGGCCATCATCAAGGAAAACAACCGACTGAACGATATCCGCAACCAGTTGCTGGCCCTTAAAGTGAAACTTGCCATGGGGGCCGAGTTGGGTGCCCAGGGAAGTGAGCTGCTGGCAACTTTGGGCGATAAATATCGTATCGACCCTAAGGTGTCGCTTAAAGCACAGGTTGAAGAGTTATTATTAAAGGTGGATTTAATGCCGGTATCCCTGGTATTAGTCCAGGCCGCCAATGAGTCTGCCTGGGGAACATCCAGGTTTGCCCGTATCGGTTTAAACTTTTTTGGTCTCTGGTGTTACCGTCCTTCCTGCGGCATGGTGCCTAACGGCAGGGTATCCGGTGCTACCCATGAAGTTGCCGCCTTTACCTCGATAGATCAGGCGGTACAGCGTTATATACACAATATCAATACCAACCCTGCCTATGATGTTTTTCGCTCCATCAGGGGGCAGCTGAGGCTGGAGAAACAGCCACTGCGTCCTGAAATCCTGGCAACCGGCTTAGTGCCTTATTCCGAGCGCGGTTCAGACTATGTGCTTGAGCTGACCAATATGATCCGTCATAACCAGAGTTACCTGGAGCCGGCAGCATCCGAGTAA
- a CDS encoding DUF1415 domain-containing protein codes for MHPAIEQTKQWLAEIVIGLNFCPFAKKEFVNDTIHYHVSSAGRVEPALEELMAQCQYLLEHDELETSLVIFSTGFRRFELYLDLLDYANELLVHSGYEGIFQLASFHPDYCFEGEDIDDAANYTNRSPYPTIHLIREASMERVLAVYQQPEAIPENNIALAHEKGAAYFQSVLKRIKKQ; via the coding sequence ATGCATCCGGCCATTGAACAAACCAAGCAGTGGTTAGCCGAAATTGTTATCGGTTTAAACTTCTGTCCGTTTGCCAAAAAAGAATTTGTTAACGATACCATACATTATCATGTCTCATCCGCCGGGCGAGTTGAGCCTGCTCTGGAAGAGCTGATGGCCCAGTGCCAATATCTGTTAGAGCATGACGAATTAGAAACCAGTTTAGTGATTTTCAGTACGGGGTTTCGCCGTTTTGAACTTTATCTGGATTTACTCGATTACGCCAATGAACTGTTAGTCCACTCAGGGTATGAGGGGATATTTCAGCTGGCCAGTTTTCATCCTGATTATTGTTTTGAAGGGGAAGATATTGATGATGCTGCCAACTATACCAACCGCTCCCCTTATCCGACCATCCACCTGATCCGGGAAGCGAGCATGGAGCGGGTGCTGGCTGTTTATCAGCAGCCTGAGGCTATTCCTGAAAATAATATTGCACTTGCCCATGAAAAAGGCGCAGCCTATTTTCAAAGTGTGCTCAAGCGTATTAAAAAGCAATAA
- the bamC gene encoding outer membrane protein assembly factor BamC — translation MNRRVFYFSLLGLSLASCSSVDNKRAAGDFDYAEKQEAAVLSIPEGLKKPAQYNDYFVTDKINLDGPVGVEVDVRAPSLVLPVAASSRVVNDSNEAIIWFDKVVEDKDLALFIYSAIEEQLAGDDVALNVIDAQKKTFESDWYHSEVESGFWPYKTVEQSESMRFRYQLEAKPHGRSVSLVVSLVDYMKTDQSGGTKTIDPIDQQRAEMAMLNEIVAQVDYKYRLQQKENRLMRATQQLVSIGENPEAEPAYIVEMETDLLWSNLPAFFSKYGFDITDMNEGKKIYFVDFVKPDNSIWASIWGDGIPVIDIDEAKYRFELAEIEDKTSVTIYDADGKVLPQTTLTRVYDVMEEGLSFRTPL, via the coding sequence ATGAATCGTCGTGTATTTTATTTTTCTTTGCTGGGATTAAGCCTGGCATCATGTAGTAGTGTCGATAACAAGCGCGCGGCCGGTGATTTTGATTATGCCGAAAAACAAGAAGCTGCCGTGCTCTCTATACCCGAAGGTTTAAAAAAGCCTGCGCAATATAACGATTATTTTGTCACGGATAAAATTAACCTCGATGGCCCTGTGGGAGTTGAGGTTGATGTCAGGGCGCCGTCTCTGGTATTGCCTGTTGCCGCTTCTTCACGTGTGGTCAATGATTCCAATGAAGCCATTATCTGGTTCGATAAAGTTGTGGAAGATAAAGATCTGGCGTTATTTATCTACAGCGCTATCGAAGAACAGCTGGCCGGCGATGACGTAGCCCTGAATGTGATAGATGCCCAGAAGAAAACTTTTGAGTCTGACTGGTATCACAGTGAAGTAGAGTCGGGTTTTTGGCCTTATAAAACGGTAGAGCAGTCGGAGAGCATGCGCTTTCGCTACCAACTGGAGGCGAAACCTCACGGGCGAAGCGTCTCTTTAGTGGTGTCCCTGGTTGATTATATGAAGACCGACCAAAGCGGCGGCACCAAAACCATAGATCCCATTGATCAGCAAAGAGCTGAAATGGCGATGCTGAACGAAATTGTTGCCCAGGTGGATTATAAATACCGCTTGCAACAAAAAGAAAACCGCCTGATGCGCGCTACGCAGCAATTGGTGAGTATTGGTGAAAACCCTGAAGCCGAACCCGCCTATATCGTTGAAATGGAAACCGATCTGTTATGGTCAAACCTGCCGGCTTTCTTTAGCAAATATGGCTTTGATATTACCGATATGAACGAAGGCAAGAAAATTTATTTTGTTGATTTTGTTAAACCGGACAACAGTATCTGGGCGAGCATCTGGGGTGATGGTATTCCTGTAATTGATATTGATGAAGCCAAGTATCGCTTTGAGCTGGCGGAAATTGAAGATAAAACTTCAGTGACCATCTATGATGCCGACGGAAAGGTGTTGCCGCAAACAACCTTGACGCGGGTGTATGATGTGATGGAAGAAGGTTTATCTTTTAGAACGCCTCTGTAA